From Enoplosus armatus isolate fEnoArm2 chromosome 23, fEnoArm2.hap1, whole genome shotgun sequence, a single genomic window includes:
- the col4a5 gene encoding collagen alpha-5(IV) chain, whose product MNKDLKTAVPLLLLALCVAVQRSDSAACHGCAGSKCDCSGVKGAKGERGFPGLTGQPGVPGFPGPEGPIGPRGEKGSDGLQGPFGPKGIRGPSGLPGFPGTPGLPGLPGQDGPPGPRGVPGCNGTKGDRGFPGNSAPGQQGRPGPPGLPGPKGDPGDVISTNRFGEKGAVGLPGLPGVPGSSGPPGLQGPLGPPGPRGYEGRPGPPGPPGPKGNMGLNFQGPKGEKGDPGLPGPPGPPGQVGEQKRPPETEIQRGDKGDPGLPGPPGDSGYPGPPGPSGGQKGDKGEPGEAGKRGKPGKDGDPGSSGFPGIKGESGQPGPPGRDGERGIKGDRGYPGPPGVVIGGQTGGRVGPKGEPGFPGTPGLKGDRGPSGLTGPQGAPGLPAIGGGGQPGSPGFPGERGQKGETGTPGLSLPGTPGRPGAPGGQGPAGLPGPPGFSTAGQNCIAGEPGRPGLQGERGYPGETGQKGDKGDTCVNCFGGTSGIPGPPGPAGQPGFPGSPGSPGVKGDRGFPGTPGAVGPPGSSGPQGAPGFPGEKGDPGDAITVSGVRGEKGDTGFPGQPGLPGLDGRPGRDGLPGSPGPKGASGSLLVKGERGLPGESGSPGLPGDRGPPGGPGFGPQGPLGEKGVQGVSGRPGGPGAPGTKGEPGLSVAEKGLPGPRGLDGESGLPGSPGNPGQPGQNGFPGLPGGKGEPGLPGIGLPGPPGAKGFPGIPGQPGAPAGPGRPGVDGLPGQPGFPGPKGEPGFGLPGPPGLPGVPGSKGFPGLKGDSGFPGGPGSSGRPGFDGGPGVKGEPGTPGIPGARGPPGSPSLGSLGAPGPTGPPGPMGPPGEKGFPGSNGEKGDPGTPGLDIPGLPGDRGSPGFPGSPGPLGTPGPPGGPGRDGLPGLPGQKGDMGPMGPPGPSGGPGGPGGSGATGLKGEPGFPGRDGGLGVPGGKGERGDPGVQGPPGASQPPSVTKGSKGDPGLPGAPGFPGQKGIPGLSGDPGQSGTDGRPGLPGPSGLKGDPGIPGGPGGPGGPGLKGSMGEMGFPGPSGQKGLPGQPGRPGASGQPGGPGFPGTKGEPGSAGVGPPGQSGTKGEPGQPGFPGSPGQKGTPGSSGLPGLPGGPGVKGDPGLPGFQGAPGIPGPKGLDGGPGAPGLTGAPGRPGESGRPGGPGLPGEKGQAGRDGIPGPAGVKGEPGLPGYGGPGPSGLPGLPGTKGDPGLPGPSGSPGFPGTKGEAGFPGSPGPPGNGGPPGPPGLALQGPKGLQGPPGPPGRAGPSGPPGGPGPEGPRGPAGSGGVKGEKGIPGSPGQPGFPGQKGDPGVPGFPGSSGLPGASGVKGDIGLPGVPGFPGPKGDPGLPGGNGPQGDPGDIGPTGPPGDPGVPPAPIVVKGERGPPGPQGLIGGRGSPGSPGREGLSGQPGEPGDSGLEGPPGFSGPPGRKGDNGPAGQPGQRGYPGPPGSDGPQGLPGLPGSVSAAHGFLITRHSQGQEVPYCPEGTSLIYDGYSLLYVQGNERAHGQDLGSAGSCLRRFSTMPFMFCNINNVCNFASRNDYSYWLSTPEPMPMSMAPITGEGIKPYISRCSVCEAPAMVIAVHSQTIQIPTCPSNWEALWIGYSFMMHTSAGAEGSGQALASPGSCLEEFRSAPFIECHGRGTCNYYGNSYSFWLATVEPNEMFRKPQSETLKAGNLRTRVSRCVVCMKRT is encoded by the exons GGTAGCGACGGACTTCAGGGACCATTTGGTCCTAAAGGAATAAGA GGGCCTTCTGGATTGCCAGGATTTCCAGGAACACCAGGACTTCCA GGTCTGCCGGGGCAAGATGGACCTCCAGGCCCAAGGGGAGTGCCAGGTTGCAATGGGACAAAG ggTGATAGGGGTTTCCCAGGAAACTCAGCCCCCGGACAACAAGGACGGCCG gGTCCACCTGGTCTGCCAGGACCAAAG GGAGACCCAGGTGATGTGATCTCCACCAACCGTTTTGGAGAGAAAGGAGCAGTGGGATTACCTGGATTGCCAGGAGTTCCA GGCTCTTCCGGACCGCCCGGTTTGCAAGGTCCTCTCGGACCTCCAGGACCCAGAGGCTATGAG GGTCGTCCaggtcctcctggtcctcctggACCAAAG GGAAACATGGGATTGAACTTCCAAGGACCCAAAGGAGAGAAG GGTGACCCTGGTTTACCAGGACCTCCTGGTCCTCCAGGACAAGTTGGAGAACAGAAGAGGCCACCCGAGACAGAGATTCAGAGAGGAGACAAG GGTGACCCAGGTCTTCCAGGTCCCCCTGGTGATTCAGGCTATCCAGGACCTCCT GGTCCCTCAGGCGGCCAGAAAGGAGACAAGGGAGAACCAGGAGAAGCAGGCAAACGA GGCAAACCAGGCAAAGATGGCGACCCGGGTTCTTCCGGCTTCCCA GGAATCAAAGGAGAATCAGGCCAGCCAGGTCCTCCAggcagggatggagagaga GGAATAAAGGGTGATCGTGGATACCCGGGCCCACCAGGAGTG GTGATTGGCGGGCAGACAGGTGGTCGGGTCGGTCCTAAAGGTGAGCCCGGATTCCCTGGAACACCTGGACTCAAAGGAGATAGAGGACCATcag GTTTAACAGGACCTCAAGGAGCACCAGGACTTCCCGctattggtggtggtggtcagCCTGGATCTCCAGGCTTCCCAGGAGAGAGAGGTCAGAAGGGAGAGACAGGTACTCCAGGGCTGTCTTTGCCAGGTACCCCAGGACGTCCGGGGGCTCCTGGTGGGCAGGGTCCAGCTGGGCTCCCTGGACCTCCAGGCTTTTCCACAGCGGGACAAAACTGCATCGCTGGAGAGCCTGGGCGTCCCGGcttacagggagagagaggttaCCCAGGAGAGACGGGCCAAAAAG GTGACAAGGGTGACACCTGTGTGAACTGCTTTGGCGGCACCAGTGGCATCCCAGGACCCCCAGGACCAGCAGGACAGCCCGGATTCCCTG GATCACCTGGCTCCCCAGGTGTCAAAGGAGACAGAGGATTTCCCGGAACACCTGGTGCCGTTGGACCACCT GGATCCTCCGGTCCTCAAGGTGCTCCAGGATTCCCCGGAGAGAAGGGAGACCCAGGCGATGCCATCACAGTCAGCGGTGTGAGGGGAGAGAAGGGTGACACTGGCTTCCCCGGACAACCTGGTCTGCCCGGTCTGGACGGTCGACCCGGTCGCGATGGACTGCCTGGATCTCCTGGACCCAAAGGAGCTTCT GGCTCTCTGCTGGTGAAAGGAGAACGAGGGCTCCCCGGTGAGTCAGGTTCCCCAGGTCTTCCAGGAGACAGGGGTCCTCCAGGGGGCCCTGGCTTCGGACCTCAGGGACCTCTTGGAGAGAAAGGTGTGCAGGGCGTCTCAGGAAGACCCGGAGGTCCCGGCGCACCCG GTACTAAAGGTGAACCAGGCCTGTCAGTGGCCGAGAAAGGCTTACCAGGACCCCGAGGACTGGATGGCGAGTCAGGACTGCCCGGATCACCAG GTAACCCAGGTCAGCCCGGACAGAATGGTTTCCCTGGATTACCAGGAGGGAAGGGTGAACCTGGACTACCAGGCATCGGACTCCCAGGACCCCCAGGAGCTAAAG GATTCCCAGGTATCCCCGGCCAGCCAGGAGCTCCTGCAGGACCAGGCAGACCAGGAGTTGATGGACTCCCAGGCCAGCCTGGATTTCCTGGACCCaag GGTGAGCCTGGCTTTGGCCTTCCCGGACCCCCAGGTTTACCAGGAGTACCTGGATCGAAAGGTTTCCCCGGACTAAAGGGAGATTCTGGTTTCCCTGGCGGCCCTGGTTCATCTGGACGACCTGGATTTGATGGCGGCCCAGGAGTTAAAG GTGAACCTGGTACACCTGGTATACCTGGAGCTCGTGGTCCACCGGGATCCCCCTCCCTCGGCTCACTGGGGGCACCTGGACCCACTGGACCCCCTGGCCCGATGGGACCACCAG GCGAGAAAG GATTCCCTGGATCGAACGGAGAGAAGGGAGACCCCGGTACTCCAGGTCTAGACATTCCAGGTCTGccaggagacagaggaagtcCTGGTTTCCCAGGTTCCCCAGGTCCACTTGGAACCCCAGGACCTCCTGGAGGACCTGGACGGGATGGTCTGCCTGGACTGCCAG GTCAGAAAGGAGATATGGGTCCCATGGGCCCTCCAGGACCTTCTGGAGGACCAGGAGGCCCAGGGGGATCTGGCGCTACTGGACTTAAAG GTGAACCTGGATTCCCAGGCAGAGACGGTGGCCTCGGCGTTCCCGGTGGTAAAGGAGAAAGGGGAGACCCCGGTGTCCAGGGACCCCCAGGAGCCAGCCAGCCACCATCGGTCACGAAGGGATCCAAAGGAGATCCTGGACTACCAG GTGCACCAGGTTTTCCGGGACAGAAAGGCATCCCTGGTCTCTCCGGTGACCCTGGACAATCAGGAACAGATGGACGCCCTGGACTGCCCGGACCATCAG GTCTTAAGGGAGACCCTGGCATCCCAGGAGGCCCAGGTGGTCCTGGAGGCCCAGGACTTAAAGGCAGCATGGGAGAAATGGGATTTCCAG gaCCGTCAGGGCAGAAGGGTCTACCAGGTCAGCCAGGTAGGCCTGGAGCCTCGGGACAGCCAGGAGGACCTGGTTTCCCTGGAACCAAAGGTGAACCAGGCTCTGCTGGAGTTGGACCACCTGGACAATCCGGAACCAAG GGTGAACCAGGCCAGCCAGGGTTCCCAGGAAGTCCAGGACAGAAAGGAACTCCAGGATCATCCGGTCTCCCAGGATTACCAGGAGGGCCAGGTGTCAAAGGCGACCCCGGCCTCCCAGGATTCCAAG GTGCTCCTGGTATCCCCGGTCCCAAGGGTCTCGACGGTGGGCCCGGTGCCCCAGGTCTCACTGGCGCTCCCGGTAGACCAGGAGAGTCCGGCCGACCAGGAGGACCAGGGTTGCCAGGAGAGAAGGGTCAGGCAGGTCGGGACGGGATCCCTGGACCAGCTGGAGTCAAAGGAGAGCCAG GGCTTCCTGGTTACGGTGGTCCCGGTCCCTCTGGGCTTCCAGGGTTGCCAG GTACAAAGGGAGACCCAGGTCTTCCCGGCCCATCTGGCAGTCCTGGTTTTCCCGGCACTAAAGGAGAGGCTGGTTTCCCCGGATCTCCTGGTCCTCCAGGTAACGGTGGCCCTCCTGGGCCTCCAGGACTGGCTCTGCAGGGCCCCAAAGGACTCCAAGGACCCCCTGGACCACCCGGAAGAGCAG GTCCCTCAG GTCCTCCAG GTGGACCTGGCCCAGAGGGTCCTCGTGGGCCTGCAGGAAGTGGCGGCGTGAAGGGAGAGAAGGGTATTCCCGGTTCTCCTGGCCAGCCAGGCTTCCCTGGACAGAAGGGAGACCCTGGTGTTCCCGGATTCCCG GGTTCCTCTGGTCTTCCGGGTGCTTCTGGTGTGAAGGGAGATATTGGTCTTCCTGGCGTTCCTGGATTCCCTG GACCAAAGGGAGACCCAGGACTCCCCGGTGGCAACGGCCCTCAAGGAGATCCTGGAGATATCGGACCCACTG GCCCCCCTGGTGACCCCGGTGTACCTCCAGCTCCCATCGTGGTGAAGGGAGAGCGAGGACCCCCTGGTCCTCAGGGCCTGATTGGTGGTCGGGGATCACCTGGTTCTCCTGGGCGTGAGGGACTTTCAG GTCAGCCTGGTGAGCCTGGGGATTCTGGTCTGGAGGGTCCCCCTGGCTTCAGCGGCCCACCCGGCAGGAAAGGAGACAACGGACCCGCTGGTCAGCCTG GTCAGCGTGGCTACCCTGGTCCCCCTGGTTCAGACGGTCCACAGGGTCTTCCCGGTCTTCCAGGATCAGTCTCTGCAGCGCATGGCTTCCTCATCACCAGACACAGCCAGGGTCAGGAAGTTCCCTACTGTCCCGAAGGAACTAGCCTCATCTACGACGGCTACTCACTGCTGTATGTGCAGGGCAACGAGAGGGCACACGGACAGGACCTTG GCTCGGCCGGCAGCTGTCTGCGCAGGTTCAGCACCATGCCCTTCATGTTCTGCAACATCAACAACGTCTGCAACTTCGCCTCTCGCAACGACTACTCCTACTGGCTGTCCACGCCGGAGCCCATGCCCATGTCCATGGCCCCCATCACTGGAGAGGGCATCAAGCCTTACATCAGCAG gtgttcagtgtgtgaagcTCCAGCCATGGTGATTGCAGTCCACAGTCAGACCATTCAGATTCCCACTTGCCCTTCGAATTGGGAAGCTCTGTGGATAGGATACTCCTTCATGATG cACACTAGCGCGGGTGCAGAGGGGTCCGGTCAGGCCCTGGCCTCCCCCGGCTCCTGCCTGGAGGAGTTCCGCAGCGCTCCCTTCATCGAGTGCCACGGCAGAGGGACGTGCAACTACTATGGCAACTCCTACAGCTTCTGGCTGGCTACTGTAGAACCCAATGAGATGTTCAG GAAGCCCCAGTCGGAGACTCTCAAGGCGGGTAACCTACGGACGCGCGTCAGCCGTTGCGTAGTCTGCATGAAGAGGACGTAA